In a genomic window of Streptomyces kaniharaensis:
- a CDS encoding glycerophosphodiester phosphodiesterase has protein sequence MPSEMHPFLDHRGPLAFAHRGGDLGHPENSLAAFEAAVALGYRYLETDVHATADGVLVAFHDTRLDRVTDRAGTVAELPWDTVRQARIGGTEPIPLLEDLLGAFPQARFNIDVKAAPAVRPLVEAIRRTGAWDRVCVGGFSDTRLAAVRAAAGPRLATSLGPREVARLRLRSLAGPLLAGRGAPWAGVCAQVPERHRGIRVVDRAFVRTAHRLGLQVHVWTVDDPTRIRALLDLGVDGIMADRIDVLRDVLGERGCWNDGSRGSGTGIGTS, from the coding sequence ATGCCATCCGAGATGCACCCCTTCCTCGACCATCGAGGGCCCCTCGCCTTCGCGCACCGGGGCGGCGATCTCGGTCACCCCGAGAACTCGCTCGCCGCGTTCGAGGCCGCCGTCGCCCTCGGCTACCGCTATCTGGAGACGGACGTGCACGCCACCGCCGACGGCGTGCTGGTGGCCTTCCACGACACCCGCCTCGACCGGGTCACCGACCGGGCCGGAACCGTCGCCGAGCTGCCCTGGGACACGGTCCGTCAGGCCCGGATCGGCGGCACCGAGCCCATCCCGCTGCTGGAGGACCTGCTCGGCGCGTTCCCGCAGGCCCGCTTCAACATCGACGTCAAGGCGGCCCCGGCCGTCCGGCCGCTGGTCGAGGCGATCCGCCGGACCGGCGCCTGGGACCGGGTCTGCGTCGGCGGCTTCTCCGACACCCGCCTGGCCGCGGTCCGCGCCGCCGCCGGCCCCCGGCTGGCCACCTCGCTCGGCCCGCGCGAGGTGGCACGGCTGCGGCTGCGCTCGCTGGCCGGGCCGCTGCTCGCCGGGCGCGGGGCGCCGTGGGCCGGGGTGTGCGCGCAGGTGCCGGAGCGGCACCGCGGGATCCGGGTGGTCGACCGGGCGTTCGTGCGCACCGCCCACCGCCTCGGCCTGCAGGTCCACGTCTGGACTGTGGACGATCCCACACGGATCAGGGCTCTCCTCGACCTGGGTGTGGATGGCATCATGGCCGATCGCATCGACGTCCTGCGGGACGTCCTGGGCGAGCGCGGGTGCTGGAACGACGGCAGCCGCGGCTCCGGCACGGGGATAGGAACTTCATGA
- a CDS encoding nuclear transport factor 2 family protein codes for MSAQRPPLPPFTEETARQKVRAAEDGWNTRDPQRVTLAYTPDSRWRNRAEFVTGREEITAFLARKWRRELEYRLIKELWAHDGHRIAVRFAYEWRDDSGQWYRSYGNENWEFDADGLMAHRHASINDLPIAERERLFHWPLGRRPDDHPGLSELGL; via the coding sequence ATGTCCGCACAACGCCCGCCGCTGCCCCCGTTCACCGAGGAGACCGCCCGGCAGAAGGTCCGGGCCGCCGAGGACGGCTGGAACACCCGCGACCCGCAGCGGGTCACCCTCGCGTACACGCCCGACAGCCGGTGGCGCAACCGCGCCGAGTTCGTCACCGGACGCGAGGAGATCACCGCCTTCCTCGCCCGCAAGTGGCGCCGCGAACTGGAGTACCGCCTGATCAAGGAACTCTGGGCGCACGACGGCCACCGCATCGCCGTGCGCTTCGCCTACGAGTGGCGCGACGACTCCGGCCAGTGGTACCGCTCGTACGGCAACGAGAACTGGGAGTTCGACGCGGACGGCCTGATGGCCCACCGCCACGCCTCCATCAACGACCTGCCGATCGCCGAGCGCGAGCGCCTCTTCCACTGGCCCCTCGGCCGCCGCCCCGACGACCACCCCGGGCTGAGCGAGCTCGGCCTCTGA
- a CDS encoding TetR/AcrR family transcriptional regulator produces the protein MDHDATRTGILDAAEDLFYGQGIQAVGMDAVRAASGVTLRRLYQYFPSKGDLVEAYLLRRDECWRADLADYVAGAADEPREQLLAVFDWLALWFAQPTFRGCAFVNSFGELGASSPAVAAAARHHKDEFAGYLARLAAAAGATPATAAHLTLLAEGAITAAAIRGDAAPAAEAREAAGVLLAAALR, from the coding sequence ATGGACCACGACGCCACCCGGACCGGCATCCTCGACGCGGCCGAGGACCTGTTCTACGGGCAGGGCATCCAGGCGGTCGGCATGGACGCCGTGCGGGCCGCCTCCGGCGTCACGCTGCGCCGCCTCTACCAGTACTTCCCGTCCAAGGGCGACCTCGTCGAGGCCTACCTGCTGCGCCGGGACGAATGCTGGCGCGCGGACCTCGCGGACTACGTCGCCGGTGCCGCCGACGAACCGCGCGAGCAACTCCTCGCCGTCTTCGACTGGCTCGCCCTCTGGTTCGCCCAACCCACCTTCCGGGGCTGCGCGTTCGTCAACTCCTTCGGTGAGCTGGGGGCGAGCTCGCCCGCCGTCGCCGCGGCCGCCCGGCACCACAAGGACGAGTTCGCCGGCTATCTCGCACGCCTCGCCGCGGCCGCGGGTGCCACGCCCGCGACCGCCGCCCACCTGACGCTCCTCGCCGAGGGGGCCATCACCGCCGCGGCCATCCGCGGCGACGCCGCCCCTGCCGCCGAGGCGCGCGAGGCCGCCGGGGTGCTGCTCGCGGCCGCCCTGCGGTAG
- a CDS encoding DUF5685 family protein — translation MFGIIRPCKHRLSERLQTSWMAHLCGLCLALRDDHGQLARTATNYDGLIISVLVEAQSARDDASWRRTAGPCPLRGMRTASVAKGEGARLAAAVSLALASVKIRDHVEDRDGVFARRPVAAGARAVTRRWDRQSAGSASTVGFDTAVLLDAASRQGELERSLPLGGSVLLVTEPTESATSAAFAHTAVLAGRPGNAAPLAEAGRLFGRLAHLLDAAEDQAADAESGAWNPLTATGTDRAEAERLCRDAVHGIRLALREVELTDRALVHVLLAHETERAVERVFGPAGHAATCRTHTPSGDHPHDAPPRQDPGQHPNQAPIPPWVPQGPGFGPIGPKPPHPRNLLAGCAVWALMACTCQLLCCEHNDPFSRQRRKGFCERHDCDCDCGNCDCSCCDGCDCDCCDGCDCCDGCDCGCDC, via the coding sequence ATGTTCGGCATCATCAGACCGTGCAAGCACCGGCTGTCGGAGCGCTTGCAGACCTCGTGGATGGCGCACCTGTGCGGGCTCTGCCTCGCGCTGCGCGACGACCACGGGCAGCTCGCCCGCACCGCCACCAACTACGACGGCCTGATCATCTCCGTGCTGGTCGAGGCCCAGAGCGCCCGGGACGACGCCTCCTGGCGGCGCACCGCCGGGCCCTGCCCGCTGCGCGGCATGCGCACCGCCTCCGTCGCCAAGGGCGAGGGCGCCCGGCTCGCCGCCGCCGTCTCGCTCGCCCTCGCCTCCGTCAAGATCCGCGACCACGTCGAGGACCGCGACGGCGTCTTCGCCCGTCGCCCGGTCGCCGCCGGGGCCCGGGCGGTCACCCGGCGCTGGGACCGGCAGAGCGCCGGCAGCGCCTCGACGGTCGGCTTCGACACCGCCGTGCTGCTCGACGCCGCCTCCCGCCAGGGCGAGTTGGAGCGCTCGCTGCCGCTCGGCGGCTCCGTCCTGCTGGTCACCGAACCGACCGAGAGCGCCACCTCGGCCGCCTTCGCCCACACCGCCGTGCTCGCCGGACGCCCCGGCAACGCCGCCCCGCTCGCCGAGGCCGGACGGCTGTTCGGCCGGCTCGCCCACCTCCTCGACGCCGCCGAGGACCAGGCCGCCGACGCCGAGAGCGGCGCCTGGAACCCGCTCACCGCCACCGGCACCGACCGCGCCGAGGCCGAACGCCTCTGCCGCGACGCCGTCCACGGCATCCGGCTCGCCCTGCGCGAGGTCGAACTCACCGACCGGGCCCTCGTCCACGTCCTGCTCGCGCACGAGACCGAGCGCGCCGTCGAGCGGGTCTTCGGCCCGGCCGGCCATGCCGCCACCTGCCGCACCCACACCCCGTCCGGCGACCACCCCCACGACGCGCCCCCGCGCCAGGACCCCGGCCAGCACCCGAACCAGGCGCCGATCCCCCCGTGGGTACCGCAGGGCCCCGGCTTCGGGCCGATCGGCCCGAAGCCGCCGCACCCGCGCAACCTGCTGGCAGGCTGCGCGGTGTGGGCGCTGATGGCCTGCACGTGCCAGCTGCTGTGCTGCGAGCACAACGACCCGTTCAGCCGGCAGCGCCGCAAGGGCTTCTGCGAGCGGCACGACTGCGACTGTGACTGCGGCAACTGCGACTGCAGTTGCTGCGACGGGTGCGACTGCGACTGCTGCGACGGGTGTGACTGTTGTGACGGGTGCGACTGCGGCTGCGACTGCTGA
- a CDS encoding helix-turn-helix domain-containing protein, translating into MGIEMAVDERLAGRLAELRVERGWTLEELARRADVSRSTLSRVERAEVSPTAALLGRLCAVYGRTMSRLLAEVESAPARLVRAGDQRVWRDEVSGFVRRSVSPPHNSLRAEIIEGRLPAGADIAYDRPCVPGLEHHLWVLEGELELTVDGEPNRLGPGDCLRYVAATSRFRSLGPGEARYALVVVEP; encoded by the coding sequence ATGGGAATCGAGATGGCCGTGGACGAGCGGCTTGCCGGCAGGCTCGCGGAGCTCCGGGTCGAACGCGGATGGACGCTTGAGGAGTTGGCGCGGCGCGCGGACGTCAGCCGCTCCACGCTCTCCCGGGTCGAGCGGGCCGAGGTCAGCCCGACCGCCGCACTGCTCGGCCGGCTCTGCGCCGTGTACGGGCGGACGATGTCCCGGCTGCTCGCCGAGGTCGAGTCCGCTCCCGCGCGGCTGGTCCGGGCCGGGGACCAGCGGGTCTGGCGGGACGAGGTGAGCGGGTTCGTCCGCCGCTCGGTGTCGCCGCCGCACAACTCCTTGCGGGCCGAGATCATCGAGGGCCGGCTCCCGGCCGGCGCGGACATCGCCTACGACCGGCCGTGCGTGCCTGGCCTGGAGCACCATCTCTGGGTGCTGGAGGGCGAGTTGGAGCTGACCGTGGACGGCGAGCCGAACCGGCTCGGCCCCGGCGACTGCCTGCGCTACGTCGCCGCGACCAGCCGCTTCCGCAGCCTCGGCCCGGGCGAGGCCCGCTACGCACTGGTGGTGGTCGAGCCGTGA